Proteins from one Nicotiana tabacum cultivar K326 chromosome 23, ASM71507v2, whole genome shotgun sequence genomic window:
- the LOC107769555 gene encoding monothiol glutaredoxin-S6-like → MDMVMKLGAQSPVVIFSRSTCCMSHTIETLIRNFGANFTVYELDRFQNGKELERALVELGCQPSVPAVFIGNELIGGSNEIMSLNIRGKLKQLLIRANAIWV, encoded by the coding sequence ATGGATATGGTGATGAAGTTGGGAGCACAAAGTCCTGTTGTGATTTTTAGCAGAAGTACTTGTTGCATGTCTCACACTATCGAAACGTTAATCCGTAATTTTGGTGCAAATTTTACAGTTTATGAGCTTGATAGATTTCAGAATGGGAAGGAATTGGAGAGGGCATTGGTTGAATTAGGGTGTCAACCAAGTGTGCCTGCTGTGtttattggaaatgaattgattGGTGGTTCTAATGAAATCATGAGTCTCAACATTAGAGGCAAACTCAAGCAATTGCTCATTAGGGCTAATGCAATTTGGGTGTAG